The Paenibacillus yonginensis genome segment TCCATCTCAGCCAGTGTGCTTTGTTCAGGGGAAAGCCCCTGTTCTCTCAGCTTGGCCTCAACATAACGAAAGCGGGCAACAAACTTGCGGTTCGTTCTTGACAGGGCTTCCTCCGGGTCGGCGCCAATAAAGCGGGCGGCATTCACCACGGAGAACAGGACATCGCCCAGCTCCAGCTCGATCTCCGCAGCAGGATCGCCCTGCTGAATGGCCTGCTTCAGCTCGGCCAGCTCTTCTTCCATCTTGGCCAGCGCCCCTGCGGCATCCGGCCAATCGAAGCCCACCTTCGCCGCTTTCTTCTGCAGCTTGAAAGCCTTCATAAGTGCTGGCAGGCCGCGCGGAACGCCGTCCAATGCCGACGACTCCTCAGGCTTCAAGCCTTTGCAGCGTTTCTCCTCCGCTTTCATATCTTCCCAGTTGCCCAGCGCTTCGGCGGCATTGCCGGCGTTTCGGTCGCCAAACACATGGGGATGACGGAAGATCAGCTTCTCGTTTAAGGTGCCGATCACATCATAGACATTAAACGTGCCTTCTTCTTCCTCCATCTGCGCATGAAGCATGACCTGCAGCAGCAGGTCTCCAAGCTCCTCCTGCATATGCTCCGGATCATCCTCGTCGATCGTCTCCAGCACCTCATAAGCTTCTTCGATCAGATTCTTCCGCAGCGAGCTGTGGGTCTGCTCCTGGTCCCACGGGCAGCCGCCCGGACTGCGCAAAATATCGACAATCTCATGCAGACGGGCAAAACTCTTCATTTGAAGCGTATCATCTTCGCTTCGCGGAATGTAGATCAGGGAGAGGTTCCCGTAATCCTGAATACGGTCGAGCTCGTACAGAGGCACTTTCAGAATCTGCTCCTGGCCTTCTACACCGAGGGCATGGCCGACGACGACCTCGAAATCCTCCGGATAAAGCTCCATCAGGCTCAGCTTCACATCCGAAGCCGTAAAGGTATCATAGACCTGACCAATCAGCGTATGCAAATTTGGCTTCAAATCCTGCATCGACAGATCTGCCGCATCCAGCAGCTGGAATCCCTCGATCGGGTCAAATCCGAGCCGGGCAAAAGCTTCATCCAGAAAGCTTTCCCCGCCTATGATCTCCAGCGCAATTCCCTGCTGCGGACAGCGCTCCTTGAGCAGCTTAACCGTAGCCTCCGCCACCATCGGATGGCCCGGCACCGCGTAGGTCACGGTCCCCCCGTCCCCGGACACCGCTTCAATCAGCCGCTCAGCGATCTCTTTGTACACGGAAGGGAAGTCATCCTTGGCTTCATAAATACGGTCGAACGACTCGAAGGTGACGCCCGATTCGGCCAGCCAGTCCAGCACCGGATGATCTTTCGTGCGCACATACAGCCTGTCCGCCTGCTGCAGCTTCTTCAAATTACCTAAGGTCAGACGATCGGGATCACCCGATCCCAAACCTATGACCGTTATGGTCCCTTTCACATTCTTTCACTCCCCGGCGCTCCCATTTATCATGTGGACTCTATCCAATACGACCACTATATCACTTGTGCGCAGCCAGCACCAAATTTTGCGCCCGGCGATTGGAAAGCCGGGACGCTGCTGGCGCTGAAGCTGGCGGCCATAGCCCCCGGCAGGCCGCCAGCAGACTGGACCCCGGCAGGTGCTAGGACCGTCGGGGGAGCAGGCGTAGCTTGCCGAGCACAGCGGCAAGCTTTGGGCCAATGCGGGGCAGCGCAGCCAGCTCCGCCCCGGTAATCAGCCGCAGGCGCAGCGCTGCGGCCAGGAACACGGCGGCGCCTAGCAGCACGCCGCCGAGACTTTCGGCGGCCGCGCCCAGCCGGCCGCCGCCCACCCCTGTGGCAGCGAAGCCCAGCCGCAGGAGCAGCACCGACGCTGCCATGGCCGCAAGGCCCAGCAGCGGCTGCCACAGCGCCGTCCGCAGCGACGGCGCAAACCCCAGGCGCCGCGTCAGCAGCGCCAGGTTCACGGCCGCCGCGAGCCCGTACGCGGCGATGCCGGCGAGCGCTGCGCCGCTGACGCCCAGCTGCGGCACGAGCAGTGCGTTCAGTGCCGCCTTGAGCACCGCGGCGAGCACCATGGCCAGGGCCGGAGCTTTCACCGAGCCCAGCCCCTGCAGCAGCGCGGCCGAGACCGTAGCCAGGGCCGCCGGCGCTGCCGTGAAAGCGAGCCACAGGAGCGTGTCGCTGCCTGTGTTATTTCTGTACAGCATGATATTGATCGGCTCTGCCAGCACGCCAATCCCTACCGAAGCTGCGCAGCCAATCAGCCAGAACCAGCGCAGCGCCGTTCCTGCCTGCACCGCTGCCGCGCGCAGCTCGCCTTTGTATTTCAGCTCCGCCATAGCGGGAATAAACAAGACGGACAAGGAGGTTGCCAGCATATTAATCAGTTGAACCAGCGGAATCCCGCGGTTATAAATGCCGATCTGCTCCATCACCGATTGGCCGCCTTCTTCAAGCAGCCTCGGCAGCGAGAAGGTATCAACCAGACTCAGCAGCGGAACCGCCAGCGCTGCAAGGCAGATCGGCAGGGCATAAGCCAGCAGCGGCTTGACTAATCGCATCCCGC includes the following:
- a CDS encoding putative polysaccharide biosynthesis protein: MKESSTASKLLKGAALLGIAAILSKLLGTLQKIPLQNLGGDGVFGIYNTVYPFYTLLVTLATAGFPAAVSKFVAEREADQDERGARQVLKISAFIMMALGLVGSALLFFGASWVAGWIGSRELIPALRASAPALLFVPASAALRGYFQGRQNMLPTAVSQVTEQAVRVATMILLLLYLTSLNASDASIAGGAMFGSAAGGAAGLLAMLVFWRNAGRKTGRMKAFTGTGAAAETEALTGERTGHVTDKLKGLNVEASARRHAADPLSGMRLVKPLLAYALPICLAALAVPLLSLVDTFSLPRLLEEGGQSVMEQIGIYNRGIPLVQLINMLATSLSVLFIPAMAELKYKGELRAAAVQAGTALRWFWLIGCAASVGIGVLAEPINIMLYRNNTGSDTLLWLAFTAAPAALATVSAALLQGLGSVKAPALAMVLAAVLKAALNALLVPQLGVSGAALAGIAAYGLAAAVNLALLTRRLGFAPSLRTALWQPLLGLAAMAASVLLLRLGFAATGVGGGRLGAAAESLGGVLLGAAVFLAAALRLRLITGAELAALPRIGPKLAAVLGKLRLLPRRS
- the mazG gene encoding nucleoside triphosphate pyrophosphohydrolase, whose product is MKGTITVIGLGSGDPDRLTLGNLKKLQQADRLYVRTKDHPVLDWLAESGVTFESFDRIYEAKDDFPSVYKEIAERLIEAVSGDGGTVTYAVPGHPMVAEATVKLLKERCPQQGIALEIIGGESFLDEAFARLGFDPIEGFQLLDAADLSMQDLKPNLHTLIGQVYDTFTASDVKLSLMELYPEDFEVVVGHALGVEGQEQILKVPLYELDRIQDYGNLSLIYIPRSEDDTLQMKSFARLHEIVDILRSPGGCPWDQEQTHSSLRKNLIEEAYEVLETIDEDDPEHMQEELGDLLLQVMLHAQMEEEEGTFNVYDVIGTLNEKLIFRHPHVFGDRNAGNAAEALGNWEDMKAEEKRCKGLKPEESSALDGVPRGLPALMKAFKLQKKAAKVGFDWPDAAGALAKMEEELAELKQAIQQGDPAAEIELELGDVLFSVVNAARFIGADPEEALSRTNRKFVARFRYVEAKLREQGLSPEQSTLAEMDKLWEEAKRHDHS